The sequence below is a genomic window from Theobroma cacao cultivar B97-61/B2 chromosome 6, Criollo_cocoa_genome_V2, whole genome shotgun sequence.
GCTAGCTAGCTGCTTCTATTCTGTCCGCAAGGCTAATTGCTATATGCCTAGCTACTTTCTTGCAGCGAGTTATGTTCTTTAGATATATCTATATGCATACTCTATACATTTCACCTCGTCTTAATTGATTGCTGATATCAAATAGTTTGGAGAAATATATATGTCAAGCCATCTGCATACACAGAAGAACCATATTGTGTTGATGACGCAtggtatttttcttttgatttgagtttggaaCGAGTTTACTGAGATAAGATTAGGAAAGTAGCGTGCTGCAGTTCATGCCCATACCCAACTCTAAAATGCTAGTATCTCATATATGTGAACATACATATATGTTCAAAAACCTATGCATATATAGCCTATTTCTTATGACATAAAGTATAGTAGTATTTTAATGAACATTGGCTCAAGCATATGACTGTAATTAAGACTGCTACACAACATATTTCCCACATTCTCAAGATCACTAATCAATTCCTTTCAAGATGGAtgatataacatatatatatatatatatatttccagTCCATGCTTCCCTGAAAGGAAAattctttttgaaaaagaCAAGCCTAGAAATTATTTAGATAGATGTACAAATTCGTTCAAAACTGTTTGGAGgaaggaaggaaaatagagAAGTGAGGCAAGAAAAAATGGAGGGGAAGGAAAactgtttttccttttcttgtaTTTGGTATGAAAGATAGAAAATAGAGGGAAAGAAGGAGGCTAGAcgtaaatattataaataaaatgattaacTTAGATAAAAAGACTGTTTTCCTCCCAatttagagagaaaagaaagaagtaaaTCCATCCATGTTCTTActcactttctttcttttctctcctaccaaacataaatatatgattttgatgGATTAGGCTGACGATCATCAATGAATAATTAATGCATGTATACAAAAAAATACATAAGCTttcactttccaaaattataGTGTATGGAATTTAGCTTTATATGAAGATATGGATCAAGATGGATGATGTTATTCTTTCGTTTTAGCtgggatatatatatatatatacatactaATGAATTTGTGTGACTTAGGAATAAATTCATAGGGACCTGTATATTGCTGCTTGGAAGTAGGACCTAAGAATAAGAGGTtccattgttttgaaaacaattaaatGGGAACACAAACTAATAGGgagagaaattaaatatttagataGTGGATTCGAGTGCATACAGGTGTTATGTTTGATAGCAGTAGGGACAATGACGTGTTAAACAAGGTAATGGTCAATAACTGCAACTCTTGTTTCCGTAAGATATAATTTTAGGCAAACTTCACTCATTGTTCTCGAGCTTTTCAGTTTCATGTAGTAACATGTGTCGAGGAATTGGCAGAACAAGTTAAAAAAACACTGAAGCCAGGTGAAACTTGAGATTGCAATTTAATACATGGCTGAATAAACTAAATGAACTTCAATGAAACTGCCAAGGTAATGATTAGATAAATGGCTTTCAGAAGAGGTTTAAAACTCAAAGCAGGAAAGCTTGctaatatgtatatatatatattgtttctTCAAGACTCTTCTGGCTTCCACGCGCGCTATCAAATCTCACTCCAGTGCCTGACAGCCAAGaggtgattttttttttctttttggttttgcaGGTGAAGACATTTATATTATTACGTGCTAAAGGGCTCTGTAGGGTTCTATACAGGAAAGGTCATGAAGATGATGGGGCCCCTTGTTGAATAAAAGTTGAGGTGATTGAGCCTAGCTTCTTCCCAAAGTTGTGTTAATCATACATTGCATTTATATATGTAACACTTTTGCATACTGATTACTGACTGAAGCTCTAGTATGTAGATTGGACCTTCTCGTTGTCTACTACTTCTTCTTCTACTTCCCACTTCCTCGGCCTCTCCCCTTCTTTGTATTACAGCTTCTTGTCCCcgtcattttcttttccatgtTTCTGAGCTGCATAATGGTCAAGTTTATTCATTCAACTCTTGCAGCTATATTTTGACAGCCCCATTTTGCCTTAGAgattgttctttctttgtaaGTATGTCCTCCACACTCAGTTTATTTCGTAATTTTGGCCCGCATGCATTGATACGATGATATCCTCTTCCAAAAGTATGATGTCGACTTTGGCCTGTCTGCCAGCTTCTCATTAATTGCCTTTGCTTTTTTCCATTCTTCTTTTAACTCCATTTTTAATTGGCAAATGAACAGAAAATGGATGAGAAGAAGCAAAAACATGGATCAGGGACGGAAGAAGAGTTAAAAAACAGAACAAATAAATTTCGCACCTAACCCCTTATATTAAATGTGTATTCTAAATTTCTGGGCATTCAACTTTAGTATTGAAAGCAGAAAACTCTTACTAGTGGAACCCATTTATTTTGGCCGACGATTCGGTTTCTTTAATGGCTCTTTCAGTAATATCTGCAATTACCAAAAACCAGTATCCTGTGAAGAAACAAAGGGGTTATGTCGACGTAACcgtaattaattaatggagGGGAGTGTTCTTGTCAGAGTATGCAGGTGCCTCGACACGTGTTTGTGCCTGTGGGTTTTCCTGTCTGTTTGTATGCATATTACTACATATTCTTCTTTCATGCTAGCTACCTGATAGCATTAATATGTTTTTATCTTTCGACAGAATCCATTTTGGAAATGTATTTACTAATATCACCAAGCCTTGAATCTTTCAGACACTGTCTCTTCATCAAACGTTGCAGTGTTGCAAGGGGAAAAATTAGTCATTCACGACCTTCTGATTAAAggaagacaaaaaaaatgaagtttaTGAAAATTGGGACAAAGCCAGACACCTTCTACACAGAAGAGGCTACCAGGTATAACAAGTGTGACTATCCTTATTTTACACAACTGGCAACAATCACAAGCTTTAAATCTAATAGAGTTGGTGATTGGCAACGCAGGACTGTGATTTCAGACATACCAAGCGATCTTACAATAAGGATTAACAACATTTGTTATCTTCTTCATAAGGTATAGTTTATTGGGTTCATCATATTggatataaataaataaattgccTCGAGTAGTGGCATGAAAAATGGTCCTGCGGATGAGCATTCTTCCTCCATCATATGTTATGTATCCTTGTCTTATTTGAATGGTTTCTGGCATGTGTCACATTTGGACTAGAGTCAGCATTTTGGAGAAGAAGTAGAGTCCAACATGTTATCTCTGTCAAGAAGACAGATGGTTTCACTTGGTACACTCAACATGACAGAGCCGAGGTAGATAGTCCCTTGCTTAGAACTGAAAACATTAGCAATAGAAAGGTACCTGAAAGGCAGGCATTAGGCAATTTGAATGTGAAAGACGAAAATTCCTTTTGGAAAAACCTAGACATTTGAACAAGTGATAAAGTTACAATACATTACTAATTCATTCAGGATTGGTGAGTCAATATAACTTAGCCTCTAAATTAATCGTGCTATTTTTAGTTGCAGTTTCCACTTGTTCCAACATGTGGACTCCTACAACGACTGTGCTCTGATTCTGAGGATTCTGACATTGTAATCATAGATCTTCATGATATCCCCGGAGGTGAAGATGCTTTCGAACTCTGTGCTAAATTTTGCTATGGGATAACAATCAGTCTCAGCGCCCATAACTTTGTACCTGCATTTTGTGCTGCTAAGTTCCTTAGAATGACTGAATCAATTGAGAAGGGAAATTTTGTTCTAAAACTGGAAGCTTTCTTCAATTCATGCATTCTTGAAGGTTGGAAGGACTCAATTGTCACACTACAGACTACAATCAAGTTACCTGAGTGGTCAGAGAACCTTGGAATCATTAGAAGGTGCATTGATTCTATTGTAGAGAAAATCCTCACACCCCCAGCAAAGGTTTTACATCTATTTTACTGCTTCTATATTTTCCCCCAGAAAGCATATCCAAAactgtatttttttaaaatcgtGTGCTCTTCAAGGTATACATTAGGTTAATCTTGATGACTTCCTGCAGGTTTCATGGTCCTACACTTATACTAGGCCAGGATATGTCAAAAAACAACACCAGTCTGTTCCAAAAGATTGGTGGACAGAAGACATATCTGATCTTGACATAGACCTGTTTCGATGCATAATTACTGCTGTTAGATCGACCTATATGCTGCCACCGCAGCTCGTTGGTGAAGCTTTGCATGTTTATGCCTGTCGTTGGCTACCAGACACTACAAAGTCTAGACCCCCACAGAGTTCGGGTTCCCTGACTGAAGAATCTATGAAAAAAAGCAGGCGAATTCTTGAATTCATTGTCAGCATGATTCCTGCCGATCGAGGTTCAGTTTCAGTTGGCTTCTTGTTAAGGCTCCTTAGCATCGCAAATTATCTAGGAGCCTCCCCAGTAACAAAGACTGAACTGATAAGGAAAGCTGGTCTGCAATTTGAGGAGGCAACAGTAGGTGATATGCTACTTCCTTCCCAGTTGTCTTCTGATCAGCACTACTATGATATTGACTTGGTTTCAGCAGTATTGGAAAGTTATTTGGTGCTATGGAGAAGACAATCCCCTGCATCTGCAGAAAACAGCCACTTGCTTAGATCAGTTAGAAAGATTGGAAAGCTTATAGATTCGTATCTTCAAGTTGTTGCAAGGGATGTCAACATGCCAATATCCAAACTAGTTTATCTAGCTGAAGCACTGCCAGATAGTGCCAGGGGAGACCACGATGGCCTTTATAAGGCAATTAATATTTATCTCAAGGTGAGACCAATTTACTAATCAATCgccaatttttcatttttgtattTTGGGCAGACTGATATACTGATACGTCTGATGTGAATTCTCATTTCTTCAGTCCTTGTGCTTAAGCATTTAGGAATGTTGATTGGATATGCATGTCTTTTGTTTTAGTTATTCATTCATTAAATGCAAGTGGAGTTTTTGGATCATTGAGTTGTTGATCGCCCGAAAAACATAGTAGTATAAGCCCCAAAAAGTTGCATCTTACATCCATCTCACAGATTGTATTTCTTCCAACATGGTCCTTATTGATTGAAGCAGGAGCACCCTGATCTAAGTAAAGCAGAGAAGAAGAGCCTCTGCAGAATGCTAGACTGCCAAAAACTGTCCCCAGAGATACGTGCCCATGCTGTGAAGAACGAGAGGCTACCATTGAGAACAGTGGTGCAAGTCCTCTTTTTCGAACAAGAGAGTGGTTCCAGGGCAACAGGTCATAAACCAGAGCTGATCTCCAAAGCAAGACAGACACAAGCTACGGAAGAAGAGGGTGATAAGCCGCAACAGGAGGCAAGGAGAAGGAACACGGTTCCTGAAAGCAGCGAAAGAGAGCATCACGAAAAGATGAAAAGCTTGGAGGGAAAGGGGGTAAGAGGGAACATTGGGGAAGCAGAATCCGAGAAGGGCAAAGAAAGGAGAGGTGAAGCGAATTCTGCAAGCAAAGTggatcccaagaagatagtACAAAGGAGAAGTAGATCAGACCAAGGGCATGATAAAGGTCGAGAGAGATAGTCGAATTAATGCAATCAATCCTGAACTTGAAGACTCTCTTCCCCAATTCTCTGTGCTATTGTGTTTCGTGTACCCTTTTGCATATATAATTGCATTGCAGTAAGTAATGCACCATTTGTGGTAGCTAGGCAAAAAGAGTTCTTATCAGAccagaaaaaacaaaaggaaaaaagagactTCTTTTCAGCTGTAAAGACCAATAAATAACTTAGCTACACTACTGTCCTATTGAATAGAAGAAAAGAGTTGGTTCGTGAACCGAAATCCTACTATAAGTACGCATTAGTTTTGCAGATGAATAGAATAGAAGAGAAGTATAAGCCATCGCTTTCAGCTTCTTTAAATGTTGTCATTGAAACCGAATAAGTACATCATCAACAACGCCCGCCTGAAGTGAAGGCAGAGGATTTCTATTCCCCTCAAAATCTTGAGTTCTGTTTTATGTATTACAAGAATGCGGTTAACATCAAACTCGTTCTCAACATGATACcataacataaataaacaGTTGGCTAGTTAGTCATTAGTCGTAGAAAGAAAGGTATAGCCTTGCAGACATCTAGGCTCTGGGTAAACAGAATCAAGCAACCAAAACACATGTGATGCAGAGCCAGATGTGCCACGGGGTTGCTAAGAAGttaccaaaaatgaaaaattaaaaacattggCAGTTCATTGGTTTAACATAGAGATAACTTGTAAGGGGTGTGCCATTACATTTACATGGAACCGTGATAAAGAGAGTTCATCAAATTTGTAACTTGTCAAGGCTTTGGTTGGGTTGTAAAACAAGAGCCGGCACGCTTAATGGTGTTCCCTATAATGTTGTTTCCCCGAATTTCGTAGTATGGAAGGTTTTTATTTGTGTGTGTATCTGTATAATCAATAATCAAATCAGAAATCATAAATCAGAATCATTGTGTAGTAAAGCAGTAATTGCACTAGCACTAtagtatattatattataaccCACCTTGGGCCTTAGGCATTGGTAGTGGGCACCTTGTCTCTATAATCCAGAGATTAACAAAACACAGAAAAACAGTTGGTCAGTCAGACA
It includes:
- the LOC18597362 gene encoding BTB/POZ domain-containing protein At5g47800 isoform X3 — its product is MKFMKIGTKPDTFYTEEATRTVISDIPSDLTIRINNICYLLHKLQFPLVPTCGLLQRLCSDSEDSDIVIIDLHDIPGGEDAFELCAKFCYGITISLSAHNFVPAFCAAKFLRMTESIEKGNFVLKLEAFFNSCILEGWKDSIVTLQTTIKLPEWSENLGIIRRCIDSIVEKILTPPAKVSWSYTYTRPGYVKKQHQSVPKDWWTEDISDLDIDLFRCIITAVRSTYMLPPQLVGEALHVYACRWLPDTTKSRPPQSSGSLTEESMKKSRRILEFIVSMIPADRGSVSVGFLLRLLSIANYLGASPVTKTELIRKAGLQFEEATVGDMLLPSQLSSDQHYYDIDLVSAVLESYLVLWRRQSPASAENSHLLRSVRKIGKLIDSYLQVVARDVNMPISKLVYLAEALPDSARGDHDGLYKAINIYLKEHPDLSKAEKKSLCRMLDCQKLSPEIRAHAVKNERLPLRTVVQVLFFEQESGSRATGHKPELISKARQTQATEEEGDKPQQEARRRNTVPESSEREHHEKMKSLEGKGVRGNIGEAESEKGKERRGEANSASKVDPKKIVQRRSRSDQGHDKGRER
- the LOC18597362 gene encoding BTB/POZ domain-containing protein At5g47800 isoform X2 — encoded protein: MKFMKIGTKPDTFYTEEATRTVISDIPSDLTIRINNICYLLHKLQFPLVPTCGLLQRLCSDSEDSDIVIIDLHDIPGGEDAFELCAKFCYGITISLSAHNFVPAFCAAKFLRMTESIEKGNFVLKLEAFFNSCILEGWKDSIVTLQTTIKLPEWSENLGIIRRCIDSIVEKILTPPAKVSWSYTYTRPGYVKKQHQSVPKDWWTEDISDLDIDLFRCIITAVRSTYMLPPQLVGEALHVYACRWLPDTTKSRPPQSSGSLTEESMKKSRRILEFIVSMIPADRGSVSVGFLLRLLSIANYLGASPVTKTELIRKAGLQFEEATVGDMLLPSQLSSDQHYYDIDLVSAVLESYLVLWRRQSPASAENSHLLRSVRKIGKLIDSYLQVVARDVNMPISKLVYLAEALPDSARGDHDGLYKAINIYLKQEHPDLSKAEKKSLCRMLDCQKLSPEIRAHAVKNERLPLRTVVQVLFFEQESGSRATGHKPELISKARQTQATEEEGDKPQQEARRRNTVPESSEREHHEKMKSLEGKGVRGNIGEAESEKGKERRGEANSASKVDPKKIVQRRSRSDQGHDKGRER
- the LOC18597362 gene encoding BTB/POZ domain-containing protein At5g47800 isoform X1 — translated: MKFMKIGTKPDTFYTEEATRYNKCDYPYFTQLATITSFKSNRVGDWQRRTVISDIPSDLTIRINNICYLLHKFPLVPTCGLLQRLCSDSEDSDIVIIDLHDIPGGEDAFELCAKFCYGITISLSAHNFVPAFCAAKFLRMTESIEKGNFVLKLEAFFNSCILEGWKDSIVTLQTTIKLPEWSENLGIIRRCIDSIVEKILTPPAKVSWSYTYTRPGYVKKQHQSVPKDWWTEDISDLDIDLFRCIITAVRSTYMLPPQLVGEALHVYACRWLPDTTKSRPPQSSGSLTEESMKKSRRILEFIVSMIPADRGSVSVGFLLRLLSIANYLGASPVTKTELIRKAGLQFEEATVGDMLLPSQLSSDQHYYDIDLVSAVLESYLVLWRRQSPASAENSHLLRSVRKIGKLIDSYLQVVARDVNMPISKLVYLAEALPDSARGDHDGLYKAINIYLKEHPDLSKAEKKSLCRMLDCQKLSPEIRAHAVKNERLPLRTVVQVLFFEQESGSRATGHKPELISKARQTQATEEEGDKPQQEARRRNTVPESSEREHHEKMKSLEGKGVRGNIGEAESEKGKERRGEANSASKVDPKKIVQRRSRSDQGHDKGRER
- the LOC18597362 gene encoding BTB/POZ domain-containing protein At5g47800 isoform X4 — its product is MKFMKIGTKPDTFYTEEATRTVISDIPSDLTIRINNICYLLHKFPLVPTCGLLQRLCSDSEDSDIVIIDLHDIPGGEDAFELCAKFCYGITISLSAHNFVPAFCAAKFLRMTESIEKGNFVLKLEAFFNSCILEGWKDSIVTLQTTIKLPEWSENLGIIRRCIDSIVEKILTPPAKVSWSYTYTRPGYVKKQHQSVPKDWWTEDISDLDIDLFRCIITAVRSTYMLPPQLVGEALHVYACRWLPDTTKSRPPQSSGSLTEESMKKSRRILEFIVSMIPADRGSVSVGFLLRLLSIANYLGASPVTKTELIRKAGLQFEEATVGDMLLPSQLSSDQHYYDIDLVSAVLESYLVLWRRQSPASAENSHLLRSVRKIGKLIDSYLQVVARDVNMPISKLVYLAEALPDSARGDHDGLYKAINIYLKQEHPDLSKAEKKSLCRMLDCQKLSPEIRAHAVKNERLPLRTVVQVLFFEQESGSRATGHKPELISKARQTQATEEEGDKPQQEARRRNTVPESSEREHHEKMKSLEGKGVRGNIGEAESEKGKERRGEANSASKVDPKKIVQRRSRSDQGHDKGRER
- the LOC18597362 gene encoding BTB/POZ domain-containing protein At5g47800 isoform X5; its protein translation is MKFMKIGTKPDTFYTEEATRTVISDIPSDLTIRINNICYLLHKFPLVPTCGLLQRLCSDSEDSDIVIIDLHDIPGGEDAFELCAKFCYGITISLSAHNFVPAFCAAKFLRMTESIEKGNFVLKLEAFFNSCILEGWKDSIVTLQTTIKLPEWSENLGIIRRCIDSIVEKILTPPAKVSWSYTYTRPGYVKKQHQSVPKDWWTEDISDLDIDLFRCIITAVRSTYMLPPQLVGEALHVYACRWLPDTTKSRPPQSSGSLTEESMKKSRRILEFIVSMIPADRGSVSVGFLLRLLSIANYLGASPVTKTELIRKAGLQFEEATVGDMLLPSQLSSDQHYYDIDLVSAVLESYLVLWRRQSPASAENSHLLRSVRKIGKLIDSYLQVVARDVNMPISKLVYLAEALPDSARGDHDGLYKAINIYLKEHPDLSKAEKKSLCRMLDCQKLSPEIRAHAVKNERLPLRTVVQVLFFEQESGSRATGHKPELISKARQTQATEEEGDKPQQEARRRNTVPESSEREHHEKMKSLEGKGVRGNIGEAESEKGKERRGEANSASKVDPKKIVQRRSRSDQGHDKGRER